In Micromonospora ferruginea, the sequence AACATCAGCGGCGTCAGCGTGACCGTGAACATGATCTGGATCCGGTGCGGCGGGACCAGGGTGCCGAACGTCAGGCCGAGGGCGGCGCCGACCATCGCGCCGGCGGCCAGCACGCCGATCACCGGCAGCAACGTGGACAGCGGCCAGGTGACGCCGAGGATCAGCATCCCGACCGGGATGAGCACCAGGCCGGCGACCAGCCCCCGGATCGCACCGAAGACGATCTTCTCGAACGCGACCAGCGGGATCGCCATCGGCGACAGCAGCCGGTCCTCGATCTCCCGGGTGAAGGAGAAGTCCATCACCATCGGCAGCGCGGTGTTCTCCAGCCCGATCAGGAACGCGTTGAGCGCGATGACGCCGGGCAGCAGCACGTTGGCGAAGTCGTCGCTGGCGTAGCCGAGGTCCTTGAGCACCTTGCCGAAGATCAACAGCATGAACAGCGGCTGGAGGAACACCTGGGCCAGGAACCCGCCCAGCTCCCGGCTGGTGACGAACATGTCGCGCCACAACACCGCCCGGAACGTGGTGAGCTGGTCGCGCAGGCGTACCGGCGGGGGTGCGGTGACGGCCGGCGGCGCCGGCACGGCGGGGGCGGTGACGGTCACCGAAGGTCCCTTCCGGTCAGGTGGATGAAGACGTCCTCCAGGCTGGGCTGGCCGACGCTGAGGTCACGGACCTCGCAGCCGAGGTCGGTGAGGACCTTCAACGCCATCGGCACGGCGTTGGCCGGCGCGCCGGCGGTGTAGACCCGGAACGACAGCGGCGCGTCCGGGTCCTCCGGCGTCGGCATCGGCGGCATGCCGGGGAACATCGGCATCTCCGCACCGCCCGCGCGCAGCCGTTCGACGCGTTCCACGTCCGGCACGTCGGTCAGCGCGGTCTGGACCGCCTCGGCCGGGGCGCCGGGCGCGACCGCCAGGGTCAGCGTGCTGCTGCCGGGCAGCGTCCGGGTCAGCGCGGTCGGCGTGTCCAGGGTGAGCAGCTTGCCGTGGTCGACGATGCCGACCCGGTCGCAGAGCTTCTCCGCCTCCTCCATGTCGTGCGTGGTCACCACGACGGTGACCCCGGACCGCTTCAGGTCGGCGATCCGCTCGTGCACGAACAGCCGGGACTGCGGGTCGAGGCCGGCGGACGGCTCGTCGAGGAAGAGCACCCGGGGGGCGTGCATCAACGCCCGGGCGATCATGGCGCGCTGGGCCAGGCCGCCGGAGAGGAAGTCGGTGCGGGCCTTCGCGAAGTCCTTCAGGCCCATCTGTTCCAGCAGCTCGTCGGCCCGGCGGGTGCGGCGGGACCGGGACATCCGGTGGTACGCGGAGTGGAACAGCAGGTTCTGCCGGACGGTGAGCGACCGGTCCAGGTTGACCCGCTGCGGCACCACCGCGAGCAGTTGCCGGGCCACGGCCGGCGCGCGGGACACGTCCGCGCCGCAGACCAGGGCGCGACCGGAGGTGGCCCGCACCCGGGTCGTCAGCACCCCGATCGTCGTGGTCTTGCCCGCGCCGTTCGGCCCGAGCAGACCGAAGACCTCGCCCGCGGCGACCGAGAAACTCAGTCCGTCCACCGCCGGCGGCATGTCGGGCCGGTATCTCTTGACCAGCCCGTCGACCACCACTGCCTCGTCCACGTCGTCATGCTCCCGTCCTGGTTCCTGGTAAGACAGTTGTCCGCCACCGCGATAGGGGGCGTTAGGGGCAGCCAAGGGGCGGCCTCACAGCCCGCGCTCCGCGAGCCATCCGTCGACCGTGGCGGCGAGTTCCGGGCCGCGTTCGCCGACCATGGTGAAGTGGTCCCCGGCCGCGTCCCGGGTCTCGTGCGGGTACGGCCACACCGACTTCCACCCGCCGGGTTCCCCGGTCCACTCCCCCAGCGGCTCGCCGGCGCGTACGAGCAGCGTCGGCGCGGCCATCGGCGTGGGGTTCCAGTCCAGGAACAGTGGCAGGTAGCCGGCCCACGCGGTGGCCCGGTGGTCGTCCATCGGGGTGTACGCGCTGTCCCGCTCGACCATCCCGTCGAGCAACTGCGCGGTCCAGCCGCCGAGCACCTCGCTGCCGGCCGGGTAGGTGTCCATCAGCACCACCGCGGCCGGCGGCCGGCCCTGCCGGTCCAGCTCGGCGGCGAGCAGGTTGGCCACCATGGCGCCGCCGGAGTGGCCGGCCAGCACGAAGTCGCCGGACCCGACCGCGCGCAGCACGGTGTCCGCGTGCACCCGCAGCAGCGCGTCGAGGTCGGCGGGCAACTCCTCGCCGACGCCGAAACCGGGGTTGGGCAGCGCCCACACGTCCCGCCGGCCACGCATGCCGGCGGCGACCCGGGCGTACTCGTGCGCGCCGGAGAGCAGCGACATGGTGCAGCAGCAGACCACCGGCGTGGCCGGGCCGTCGGCCAGCCGCATGATGCCGGCCGGCCGGGTCAGCTCCTCCGGACCGGTGAAGCTGGGCCGGAACTGCGCCAGTTTCACCAGCAGCTCGGCGTATCCGGCCGCGTCGGCGCGCGCCTTGGGCTGGCGGAACAGCCCGCCGAGCAGGCCGCCCGCGCCGTCCGGCGTCGCCGCGTCGGCGGGCGCGTCGGCGGCCTGACCGCCGAGGATCGCGCCGAGCAGGTGCCCGGCCAGCGCGACCGGGGTGGGGTGGTCGAAGAGCAGCGTGGCGGACAGCTCGGCGCCGGTCTCCTGGCGCAGCGCGTCGCGCAGTTCCAGCGCGGTGAGCGAGTCGAAGCCCAGCTCCAGGAAGTCGCGGTCCGGCTCGACCGCGCCCGGGCCGGCGTGCCCGAGGACGGTGGCCGCCTGCGCCCGGACCAGGTCCAGCAGGATCCGCTGCCGGTCACCGGCGGGCACGGCGGCCAGTCGGTCGCGCAGCGCGGTCGCCGGGTCGGAGCCGGTCCCGCCGGCCGGCGCGGCCGGGTCGGTCCCGGCGGCGTCGGGCACGCCCCGCAGCAGCGGGGCCGGGCGGACCGCGGTGAACGCGGGCACGAACGCCGGCCAGTCGACGTCCGCGACGGCGACCTCGCCGCCGCCGGCGGCGACGGCCCGGTCCAGCGCGTCGAGGGCCACGCCGGGGTCCAGCGGGCGGACGCCCCGGCGGCGCAACTGCTCCGGGTCGGTGGCCTCGCCGTGCCACGGCGCCCACGCCAGCACCGTGGCCGGCCGGCCGGCGGCGCGGCGGCGGGCGGCGAGGGCGGCCAGGCCGGCGCCGGTCGCGGCGGTGACCGCGGCGCCGCCGCTGCCCCAGGTGGCGGCCGTGGAGACGAAGATCAGGAACTCGTCGACCGGATGGTCGGCGCAGGCGGCGTCGAGGCTTGCCACCGCGGCCAGGTGCGCGCCGACGGCCTCGGCCAGCCGGTCCGGGTCGGCCGCCGCGACCGGCTCACCGGCCCCGCCGGCGTCGGCCACGTGCAGCACGGTACGCACCGGCGTGCCGGCCGCGGCCAGCCGCGCCAACGCGGCGGCCAGCGCGTCCGGGCCGTCCACGGTGGTCACCTCGACGCCGCACACGGTGGTCCGCTCGACGCCGTCCAGCATGGTCCGCTCGACGCCGTCGACGGTGGCCCGTTCGACGCCGTCCTGGTCGGCCCGGTCGGTGCCGTCGACGGTGGCCCGTTCGACGCCATCCGGGTCGGCCCGGCCGGCGCCGGCCGGCAGGGGTGGCCCGGCCAGCAGCAGGTGGGTCGCGCCCGACTCGGCGAGCCGGCGCAGCAGGTGCGGGCGGCGGACCGGGGCGTCGCCGTGCACCAGCACCGCGCCCGCCGGCCGCCACGGCTCCACGGCGCCGGCCGGTGCGCGTTCCAGCCGGCGGGCGCGCAGGCCGCCGGCCCGGATCGCGAGCTGGTCCTCCACGCCGTCCCCGGCCACCACGCGGGCGAGCAGGGCGGCGTCCGGGCCGGCGGGTGCGGCGGGCAGGTCCAGCAGGCCGCCCCAGAGCCGGGGGTGTTCCAGGGCGAGCACCCGGCCGAGTCCCCACCCGGTCGCGACCGCCGGGTCGGGTGCCGGGTCGTCGGCGTCGACCGCGACCGCGCCCCGGGTGACGCACCACAGCGGCGCGGTGACTCCGGCGTCGGTGAGCGCCCGCACCAGGGCGACGGTGCCGGCGAGGACGTGCGCGCCGGCCGCCGTCGCACCGGTGTCCGCCGGCTCGTGGACGGCGGCGACGGCGGGCAGCAGTGAGATCACCCGGACCGGGGTGACCGTGTCGAGGCGCTCCCGCAGCGCGCCGGTCGCCACCGGCACCGGGTCCAGGCCCTCGGCGCGTACCGCGTCGGCGACGGTGTCGAGCAGGTCGCCGGGCGTACCCACGATCAGGCACGGCCCGGTCGGCGCGGCGCCGGCCGGCGGCTCGACCGGGGTCCAGCCGGTCCGGTAGCGCAGCCCGTCCAGGGTGGCGGTCCGGCGGCGGCGGTCGCGGTAGCCGGTGAGCGCCGGCAGCAGGTCGCCGAGCGGGCCGGTGGCGGCGTCGCCGTCGAGGCCGAGCAGGGCGGCCAGGGCGGCCGGGTCGCCGCCCTCGGCGGTGGACCAGAACTCGCCGTCCGCCGGGTCGGCGGGGCGCGGGGCCAGGTCGAACCGGATCGGGTCGGGCCAGAACCGCTCGTGCTGGAACGCGTACGTGGGCAGGTCGACCCGGGTGGCGTCGGTGCCGGCGAACAGCGCGGGCCAGCGTACGGCCGCGCCGCGCAGGTCCACGGCGGCGAGCGCGGCGAGCAGGCCGGCCGGTTCGGACAGCTCGCGCCGGGCGGCCGGTACGAACGCGGCCGGCTCGGCGTCGGGCAGGCACTCGCGGGCCAGCGCGGTCAGCGCGGCGTCCGGGCCGAGGTCCAGGAAGGTGCCGGTTCCGGCGGCGGCGAGCGTGGCCACCGCCGTGGAGAAGCGCACCGTGTCGCGCACGTGCTCGACCCAGTAGCCCGGGTCGGTGGCCTGCGCGTCGGTGAGCGGCCGGCCGGTGCGGTCGGAGACCAGCGGCACGCTCGGCGGCTGCCAGGTGAGTTTCTCCGCGACCACCCGGAAGTCGGCCAGCATGTCGTCCATCCGGGCCGAGTGGAACGCGTGGCCGACCCGGAGCCGGCGGGTCCGGCGGCCCTGCGCGGCGAGCCGCTCGCCGGCGGCGAGCACCGCGTCCTCGTCGCCGGAGAGCACCACCGACTCGGGGCCGTTCACCGCGGCCAGCGCGACCCGCGCGTCGAGCAGCGGCGTCACCTCGGCGGCGGAGGCGCGGACCGCGAGCATCGCGCCGCCGGCCGGCAGCGCCTGCATGAGCCGGGCCCGCGCGGCCACCAGCGTGGCCGCGTCCGGCAGCGACAGCACGCCGGCGACGTGCGCGGCGGCCAGTTCGCCGACGGAGTGGCCGAGCAGGTGCGCCGGGCGCAGGCCGAGCGCGGTGACCAGCCGGTACGCGGCCACCTGGTAGGCGAAGAGCGCGGGCTGGGTCCACTCGGTGCGGTCCAGCAGCGCCGCCTCACCGGTGCCCGGCGCGGCGAACGCCACCTCGCGCAGCGGGCGGCTCAGGTGCCTGTCGAGTTCGGCGGCCACCTCGTCGAACGCGGCGGCGAAGACCGGGAACCGGCGGTGCAGTTCGGCACCCGCGCCGGGCCGCTGGGCGCCCTGCCCGGGGAAGAGGACGGCGAGCTTGCCGGCGGCGCGGGCCACGCCGCGGACCACGCCGGGGGCGGGGCGTTCCTCGGCGACCGCGCGCAGCCCGGCGACGAGCCCGGCCGGGTCGTCGCCGGTGACCGCGGCCCGGTGCGGCAGCGCGGCCCGCGTGGTGAGCAGCGCGTACGCCACGTCGGCCGGGCGCAGGTCGGGGTGGGCGTCGAGGTGCTCCAGCAGCCGGCGGGCCTGCCCGGCGAGCGCCGCCCCGGAGCGCGCGGAGACCACCCACGGCACCGGCGGGGCGGGGTGTCCGGCGACCGGGCCCGGCGGCTCCTCGACCTGTTCGATGACGGCGTGCGCGTTGGTGCCGGAGACGCCGAACGCGGACACGCCGGCCCGGCGGGGGCGGCCGGTCGCCGGCCACTCCCGTGCCTCGGTCAGCAGCTCCACCGCGCCGGCCGCCCAGTCGACGTGCGGGGTGGGCCGGTCGACGTGCAGCGTGGCCGGGAGCCGGCCGTGCCGCATGGCGAGGACCATCTTGATGATCCCGGCGACACCGGCGGCGGCCTGGGTGTGGCCGATGTTCGACTTCACCGACCCGAGCAGCAGCGGCGTGGACCGCTCCTGCCCGTACGTGGCGAGCAGCGCCTGCGCCTCGATCGGGTCACCGAGCGTGGTGCCGGTGCCGTGCGCCTCCACCGCGTCCACGTCGGCTGCGGTGAGCCCGGCGTTGGCCAGCGCGGCCCGGATGACCTTCCGCTGGGCGGGGCCGTTGGGGGCGGTGAGGCCGCTGCTGGCGCCGTCCTGGTTGACCGCGGTGCCGCGGACCACGGCGAGCACCGGGTGGCCGTGGCGGCGGGCGTCGGAGAGCCGTTCGACGAGCAGCATGCCGACGCCCTCGGACCAGCCGGTGCCGTCGGCGGCGGCGGCGAACGACTTGCACCGGCCGTCGGTGGACAGGCCGCGCTGCCGGGAGAACTCCACGAACACGGTGGGGGTGGCCATCACGGACACGCCGCCGGCCAGCGCCAGCGTGCACTCCCCCAGCCGCAGCGCCTGGCAGGCGAGGTGCAGCGCGACGAGCGACGACGAGCAGGCGGTGTCCACGGTGACCGCCGGCCCCTCCAGGCCCAGCGCGTACGCGATCCGGCCGCTGGCCACCGCCGCCGCGCTGCCGGTGCCGAGGTAGCCCTCGACGCCGCCGCCGACGCCGGTGAGCAGCGCCGCGTAGTCGCCCTGGCTGCTGGTGGCCGCGTACACGCCGGTGGGCGCGCCGCGCAGGGCGGTGGGGTCGACGCCGGCGGACTCGAACGCCTCCCACGCGGTCTCCAGCAGCAGCCGCTGCTGCGGGTCCATGGCGAGCGCCTCACGGGGGCTGATGCCGAAGAACGCCGGGTCGAAGTCGCCGGCCTCGGGCAGGAAGCCGCCGTCGCGGACGTAGGAGGTGCCCCGGCTGGCCGGGTCGGTGTCGTAGAGCGCGTCGAGGTCCCAGCCCCGGTCGGCGGGGAACGGCGCCATCGCGTCGCGGCCGGCGTCGACCAGCTCCCAGAGCTGCCCGGGTGAGCGCACGCCGCCGGGGAAGCGGCAGCTCATCCCGATGATCGCCACCGGCTCGGTGAGCCGGTCGGCGAGCTGCTGGTTCTGCTGCTTGAGTTTCTGGTTGTCCAGCAGCGACGCGCGCAGCGCGCCGACCACCTCGTCCAGCGAGACGCTCATCGGGCCCTCCCTGCGGCCGGCCGGGTCACGAGTCGGATCCTTCGAGCGCCATCCGGACCAGCCCGGCGACGTCGAGGTCGTGGATCTCGGCCGCCGGCGCGTCCGGTGCCGGGTCGGTGGCCGGCGCGGCGGTGTCGTGGCCGAGGCGCAGCAGCTCGTCGAGCAGGCCGGCCTGGCGCAGCCGGTCCAGCGGGATGGCCGCGAGCACCCGCCGGACCGTCTCCTCGTCGGCGCCGCCGCCGGCCGGCTCGGCGCCGCCGGGGAACAGCTCGTCGTCGAGGTACGCGGCCAGCCCGGCCGGGGTGGGGTAGTCGAACACCACGGTGGTGGGCAGTTCCCGCCCGGTCGCGGCGGTGAGCAGGTTGCGCAGCTCCACCGCGGTCAGTGAGTCGAACCCGAGGTCGAGAAAGCCGCGTTCCGGCTCGACCGCGTCGACCGAGGGGTGGCCGAGCACCTTCGCCGCGTCGGTGCGGACCAGGTCCAGCAGCGCGTCGCGGCGGTCGTCGGCGGTCAGCGCGCGCAGCTCGGCGAGCCGGTCCCGGCCCTCCGTCCCGGTGGCCGCCGGTTCGGCGGCGGCGGTGGCGAGCGCCCGTACGGCCGGCAGGTCGGCCAGCAGCGGGCTGGGCCGCAGCGCGGTGAACAGCGGGTGGAAGGTGGCCCAGTCGACGTCGGCGACGGTGACGCACGTGTCGCCGGCGGCGAGCGCGTGCCGCAGCCCGGCCATCGCCGGCTCGGGCGGCAGCACCCGCAGGCCGCGCCGGCGCAGTTGCTCCGGCGCGTCGTCGTCGAACATGCCGGACTCGGTCCACGGCCCCCAGGCCACCGACGTGGCGGGCAGCCCCCGGGCCCGCCGGCGTTCGGCGAGCGCGTCCAGCGCGGCGTTGCCGGCCGCGTACCCGCCCTGCCCGCCGCTGCCCCAGGTGGCGGCGATCGAGGAGAAGAGCACGAACCCGTCCAGCTCCACGCCGTCGAGCAGTTCGTCGAGCAGCTCCGCGCCGGCCAGTTTCGGGCCGATGACGTACGCCAGGTCCTCCAGCGTGGTCTCGGCGAGCGGCACCACCTCGCTGACGCCGGCGGCGTGCACCACCGCGCGCAGCGGCGGCCCGTCGGCGCGCAGCTCGGCGATCAGCGCGGCCATGGCGGCCCGGTCGGCGGCGTCGCCGCGGGCCACCCGGCACTCGACGCCGGTGGCGGCCAGCTCGGCCAGCAGGGCGTCCGCGCCCGGCGTGCCCTCGCCGCGCCGGCTGGTCAGCACGATCCGTTCGGCGCCGGCGCCGGCCGCCCAGCGGGCCACGTGCCCGCCGAGCGCGCCGGTGCCGCCGGTGATCAGGACCGTGCCGCGTGGCTGCCACGGCGGGCGCTCGCCGTCGGTCGCGGCGGTGGCGAGCCGCCGGGCGTACGTCCCGTCGGCGCGCACCGCGAGTTGGTCCTCGGTGGTGGCGGCCAGCAGCGTGGCGAGCCGCCGGGCGACGTCGTCGTCCCCGGTGGCGGGCAGGTCGACCAGGCCGGCCCAGCGGGCGGGTTGTTCC encodes:
- a CDS encoding type I polyketide synthase encodes the protein MSVSLDEVVGALRASLLDNQKLKQQNQQLADRLTEPVAIIGMSCRFPGGVRSPGQLWELVDAGRDAMAPFPADRGWDLDALYDTDPASRGTSYVRDGGFLPEAGDFDPAFFGISPREALAMDPQQRLLLETAWEAFESAGVDPTALRGAPTGVYAATSSQGDYAALLTGVGGGVEGYLGTGSAAAVASGRIAYALGLEGPAVTVDTACSSSLVALHLACQALRLGECTLALAGGVSVMATPTVFVEFSRQRGLSTDGRCKSFAAAADGTGWSEGVGMLLVERLSDARRHGHPVLAVVRGTAVNQDGASSGLTAPNGPAQRKVIRAALANAGLTAADVDAVEAHGTGTTLGDPIEAQALLATYGQERSTPLLLGSVKSNIGHTQAAAGVAGIIKMVLAMRHGRLPATLHVDRPTPHVDWAAGAVELLTEAREWPATGRPRRAGVSAFGVSGTNAHAVIEQVEEPPGPVAGHPAPPVPWVVSARSGAALAGQARRLLEHLDAHPDLRPADVAYALLTTRAALPHRAAVTGDDPAGLVAGLRAVAEERPAPGVVRGVARAAGKLAVLFPGQGAQRPGAGAELHRRFPVFAAAFDEVAAELDRHLSRPLREVAFAAPGTGEAALLDRTEWTQPALFAYQVAAYRLVTALGLRPAHLLGHSVGELAAAHVAGVLSLPDAATLVAARARLMQALPAGGAMLAVRASAAEVTPLLDARVALAAVNGPESVVLSGDEDAVLAAGERLAAQGRRTRRLRVGHAFHSARMDDMLADFRVVAEKLTWQPPSVPLVSDRTGRPLTDAQATDPGYWVEHVRDTVRFSTAVATLAAAGTGTFLDLGPDAALTALARECLPDAEPAAFVPAARRELSEPAGLLAALAAVDLRGAAVRWPALFAGTDATRVDLPTYAFQHERFWPDPIRFDLAPRPADPADGEFWSTAEGGDPAALAALLGLDGDAATGPLGDLLPALTGYRDRRRRTATLDGLRYRTGWTPVEPPAGAAPTGPCLIVGTPGDLLDTVADAVRAEGLDPVPVATGALRERLDTVTPVRVISLLPAVAAVHEPADTGATAAGAHVLAGTVALVRALTDAGVTAPLWCVTRGAVAVDADDPAPDPAVATGWGLGRVLALEHPRLWGGLLDLPAAPAGPDAALLARVVAGDGVEDQLAIRAGGLRARRLERAPAGAVEPWRPAGAVLVHGDAPVRRPHLLRRLAESGATHLLLAGPPLPAGAGRADPDGVERATVDGTDRADQDGVERATVDGVERTMLDGVERTTVCGVEVTTVDGPDALAAALARLAAAGTPVRTVLHVADAGGAGEPVAAADPDRLAEAVGAHLAAVASLDAACADHPVDEFLIFVSTAATWGSGGAAVTAATGAGLAALAARRRAAGRPATVLAWAPWHGEATDPEQLRRRGVRPLDPGVALDALDRAVAAGGGEVAVADVDWPAFVPAFTAVRPAPLLRGVPDAAGTDPAAPAGGTGSDPATALRDRLAAVPAGDRQRILLDLVRAQAATVLGHAGPGAVEPDRDFLELGFDSLTALELRDALRQETGAELSATLLFDHPTPVALAGHLLGAILGGQAADAPADAATPDGAGGLLGGLFRQPKARADAAGYAELLVKLAQFRPSFTGPEELTRPAGIMRLADGPATPVVCCCTMSLLSGAHEYARVAAGMRGRRDVWALPNPGFGVGEELPADLDALLRVHADTVLRAVGSGDFVLAGHSGGAMVANLLAAELDRQGRPPAAVVLMDTYPAGSEVLGGWTAQLLDGMVERDSAYTPMDDHRATAWAGYLPLFLDWNPTPMAAPTLLVRAGEPLGEWTGEPGGWKSVWPYPHETRDAAGDHFTMVGERGPELAATVDGWLAERGL
- a CDS encoding ABC transporter ATP-binding protein, with amino-acid sequence MDEAVVVDGLVKRYRPDMPPAVDGLSFSVAAGEVFGLLGPNGAGKTTTIGVLTTRVRATSGRALVCGADVSRAPAVARQLLAVVPQRVNLDRSLTVRQNLLFHSAYHRMSRSRRTRRADELLEQMGLKDFAKARTDFLSGGLAQRAMIARALMHAPRVLFLDEPSAGLDPQSRLFVHERIADLKRSGVTVVVTTHDMEEAEKLCDRVGIVDHGKLLTLDTPTALTRTLPGSSTLTLAVAPGAPAEAVQTALTDVPDVERVERLRAGGAEMPMFPGMPPMPTPEDPDAPLSFRVYTAGAPANAVPMALKVLTDLGCEVRDLSVGQPSLEDVFIHLTGRDLR
- a CDS encoding ABC transporter permease, yielding MTVTAPAVPAPPAVTAPPPVRLRDQLTTFRAVLWRDMFVTSRELGGFLAQVFLQPLFMLLIFGKVLKDLGYASDDFANVLLPGVIALNAFLIGLENTALPMVMDFSFTREIEDRLLSPMAIPLVAFEKIVFGAIRGLVAGLVLIPVGMLILGVTWPLSTLLPVIGVLAAGAMVGAALGLTFGTLVPPHRIQIMFTVTLTPLMFTGATQFPLRALDSLPWFQVVCAVNPLTYVSEATRSLVAPPGVQSVPLWLDLVVLAGVFVVFTAVGIRGFMRRAMD